The proteins below come from a single Methanothermobacter sp. genomic window:
- a CDS encoding cobaltochelatase subunit CobN yields the protein MKKFLLIALILLIVSVPSVSAADNDTNTTESKMLKDTNMVVLLTGCVVGTVDPIMNDAYHNDLLPAGYNFSLKIYTMDTFNLNSTASSQFKNDVKNADIFFLFTRPGYPVTGMSYGTEFDAAVDFQALAASMKPGARIFVLGPVKPNVTGVNVTNLPAYGPVAAPALSRENIKRTLLEVLRLSGAVNLTANDTKLVPGMQDFLYHPLAPRVYTDRESYTEWYMNTTLYRPGAPWVGVAILNRYYLSGNMDVYETLIQKLEAKGLNVIPYFYCSDPIGASRRFFMVNNSSVIDALVACVQFGYWPDNQTITFFTDLNVPVQGPLPVFLQTSLDDYINSSRQQGLRGLEYYWLAMFEMQGRIEPILIGGNRVSDPDPLTGVTLKEYVAYEPGINQLVERTLAWVNLRKKVNSDKRVAIVYFDSTHDEGMPATNGLNLYGSLSNILLAMRAAGYTTGNGNLTPEYIYELINRAGRNPRNMTQSELRKLVEAGCITVPVSEYLRWYSKLPVTLRRQVEAMWGPAPGNIMVYNSSIVIPGFMLGNMFMGPQPVWRWNGTLNNGTLPPTHQFIAFYLWLQNGFRADAVVHVGQHGTLELLPGHVNAMTEDDWPNTLIGSIPNIHLLKMEDPLEAVINPAKRRAYAVTISYLIPPVMRTELYGVYQELADLLGSYSTAEASGDRDRMNVLESLIRDGVKRAGLEVRLNVSNSTPFSVLRLRLEEYLHELTEILMPYGLHTFGELPDSETLERFLDAIISFDPANRTARRDEIRNLLIMSASNEMASLLRALNGEFIQPAPARSPIINLAALPTGRNMYTFDPSSIPDPAAVVMGSRAAEEMLKRHREANSGRYPETVAVDIGDIISTGGQSIAAIFYFLGVKPVYESGALIGTEIIPLSELGRPRIDVVISDFHNFRGAIPGAMDVIDNTIKRIANLNESSEMNYVRKHYLALRSGIYSELVASGMNSSAADAMADRLARTRIFGLPPGADPHGAGVDRILWSRDDWTAEELAETYLSYYSYAYGRDLNGLQSPKLLESLLRTVDASMVIMPYRAPGEGTCLYRVSVTVNFMVNYLTGRNINSYIAKTAYGTPIIRTLQESAYDDLAVTLLNPAWIQGKLREGPSGSASIALQVRDLFMSDALVDVASADVWRRIADTFLFDSSVRSQLDASALQMIARYVRQAHTRGLVSLSGAEVAAISEMLGEGTSTETGGGTSTDTDQGNNQGSDHGTTTGSHGTTGRGGRSPGTHAGVPVQSSASESGSSSPGVAGASEQKPGSAYEISTPQAEEKSGSTQLYAVLGILGIFCLLGVGYYFGPLRK from the coding sequence ATGAAGAAGTTTCTGCTGATAGCACTTATTCTGCTCATTGTTTCAGTTCCATCAGTCTCAGCGGCAGACAACGACACCAACACAACAGAGTCAAAGATGCTGAAGGATACAAACATGGTGGTGCTCCTCACAGGCTGCGTGGTGGGAACCGTCGACCCCATAATGAACGACGCATACCACAACGACCTCCTCCCCGCTGGATACAACTTCAGTCTGAAAATATACACCATGGACACCTTCAACCTCAACTCAACGGCATCCAGCCAGTTCAAAAATGACGTGAAGAACGCAGATATATTCTTCCTCTTCACAAGACCCGGTTACCCGGTGACAGGGATGAGCTATGGGACGGAATTCGATGCAGCAGTCGACTTCCAGGCCCTCGCAGCCAGCATGAAACCTGGGGCGCGAATATTCGTCCTGGGCCCTGTAAAACCCAACGTGACAGGTGTTAATGTAACCAACCTTCCAGCCTATGGTCCGGTGGCAGCACCTGCACTCTCACGGGAGAACATAAAGAGGACGCTCCTGGAGGTCCTGAGGCTCAGCGGGGCCGTTAACCTCACTGCAAACGACACAAAACTGGTACCTGGAATGCAGGACTTCCTCTACCATCCACTGGCACCACGTGTTTACACAGACAGAGAATCCTACACAGAATGGTACATGAACACCACCCTCTACAGGCCAGGGGCCCCATGGGTGGGGGTTGCTATACTGAACCGATACTACCTATCGGGTAACATGGACGTCTATGAGACCCTCATACAGAAACTCGAGGCAAAGGGACTCAACGTGATACCCTACTTCTACTGTTCAGACCCCATAGGGGCCTCGAGGCGCTTCTTCATGGTCAACAACAGTTCGGTGATTGACGCCCTTGTTGCCTGTGTACAGTTCGGTTACTGGCCAGACAACCAGACCATAACCTTCTTCACTGACCTCAACGTACCTGTTCAGGGCCCGCTCCCGGTGTTCCTGCAGACCTCACTGGATGATTACATAAACAGCAGCAGACAGCAGGGCCTCAGGGGCCTGGAGTACTACTGGCTCGCCATGTTTGAGATGCAGGGGCGAATAGAACCCATACTTATAGGTGGTAACAGGGTCTCTGACCCTGACCCGCTAACCGGGGTCACACTCAAGGAATACGTGGCCTATGAGCCCGGGATAAACCAGCTGGTTGAGCGAACACTTGCCTGGGTGAATCTCCGGAAGAAGGTGAACAGTGACAAGAGGGTGGCCATCGTCTACTTTGACAGCACCCATGATGAGGGGATGCCGGCAACCAATGGCCTCAACCTCTACGGCAGTCTGAGCAACATACTCCTTGCAATGAGGGCAGCAGGTTACACCACTGGAAACGGAAATCTGACCCCCGAGTACATCTATGAACTCATAAACAGGGCTGGAAGAAACCCCAGGAACATGACACAGTCAGAACTCCGGAAACTGGTTGAGGCTGGATGCATCACGGTGCCGGTTTCAGAGTACCTCAGGTGGTATTCAAAGCTCCCGGTAACCCTCAGGCGCCAGGTTGAGGCAATGTGGGGTCCGGCTCCAGGTAACATCATGGTCTACAACAGCAGCATTGTGATCCCCGGCTTCATGCTCGGCAACATGTTTATGGGTCCGCAGCCGGTCTGGAGGTGGAACGGTACACTCAACAACGGCACACTACCACCGACACACCAGTTCATAGCCTTCTACCTCTGGCTTCAGAATGGATTCAGGGCCGACGCAGTGGTACACGTGGGGCAGCACGGGACACTGGAGCTGCTACCGGGCCATGTGAATGCCATGACAGAGGATGACTGGCCAAACACCCTCATAGGATCCATCCCCAACATACACCTCCTCAAGATGGAGGACCCCCTTGAGGCCGTTATAAACCCTGCCAAGAGGAGGGCATACGCCGTTACCATCTCATACCTCATACCACCGGTCATGAGGACTGAACTCTACGGCGTATACCAGGAACTTGCAGACCTCCTGGGATCCTACAGCACTGCAGAGGCATCAGGGGATAGGGACAGGATGAACGTCCTGGAATCCCTCATAAGGGATGGTGTGAAGAGGGCTGGCCTCGAAGTGAGGCTCAACGTGAGTAACTCAACCCCCTTCAGTGTCCTCAGACTGAGACTTGAGGAGTACCTCCATGAGCTCACAGAGATCCTCATGCCCTACGGGCTCCACACCTTCGGGGAGCTCCCTGACAGTGAAACCCTTGAGAGGTTCCTTGATGCAATCATATCCTTTGACCCTGCAAACAGAACGGCAAGGAGGGATGAGATAAGAAACCTTCTCATCATGAGTGCCAGTAACGAGATGGCCTCACTCCTGAGGGCCCTCAACGGGGAATTCATACAGCCAGCTCCAGCGAGAAGCCCCATAATCAACCTTGCGGCGCTTCCAACAGGCCGGAACATGTACACCTTTGACCCATCATCCATCCCTGACCCCGCAGCGGTGGTGATGGGATCAAGGGCTGCAGAGGAGATGCTTAAACGCCACAGGGAGGCAAACAGTGGAAGGTACCCTGAAACCGTTGCCGTGGATATAGGTGACATTATATCAACCGGTGGACAGAGCATCGCAGCCATATTCTACTTCCTGGGTGTTAAACCGGTCTATGAGAGCGGAGCACTCATCGGGACAGAGATCATCCCACTCAGTGAACTTGGAAGGCCAAGGATCGATGTTGTGATAAGCGACTTCCACAACTTCCGAGGGGCGATCCCAGGGGCAATGGACGTCATAGACAATACAATTAAGAGGATAGCGAACCTCAACGAGTCATCTGAGATGAACTATGTGCGAAAACACTACCTTGCCCTCAGATCAGGCATCTACAGTGAACTGGTGGCCTCAGGGATGAACAGTTCAGCGGCCGATGCAATGGCTGACAGGCTTGCAAGGACCAGGATCTTTGGATTGCCACCTGGTGCAGACCCCCATGGTGCAGGTGTCGACAGGATACTCTGGTCACGGGATGACTGGACAGCCGAAGAGCTTGCAGAGACCTACCTCAGCTACTACTCGTATGCCTATGGAAGGGACCTCAACGGCCTCCAGAGCCCAAAACTCCTGGAGTCACTCCTTCGTACAGTTGACGCCAGCATGGTGATAATGCCCTACAGGGCACCCGGCGAGGGAACCTGCCTCTACAGGGTCTCGGTCACCGTGAACTTCATGGTTAACTACCTCACAGGGAGAAACATAAACAGCTACATTGCAAAAACAGCCTACGGAACACCCATCATAAGGACCCTCCAGGAGTCAGCCTACGATGACCTTGCAGTGACACTCCTCAACCCCGCATGGATCCAGGGCAAACTGCGTGAGGGTCCATCTGGCAGCGCATCAATAGCACTGCAGGTGAGGGACCTCTTCATGAGTGATGCCCTCGTGGACGTGGCATCAGCCGATGTCTGGAGGAGGATTGCCGATACATTCCTCTTTGACAGTTCTGTGAGGTCACAGCTTGATGCATCAGCCCTCCAGATGATAGCACGCTATGTGAGGCAGGCCCATACAAGGGGACTTGTATCCCTCTCAGGGGCCGAAGTTGCAGCAATATCCGAGATGCTGGGTGAGGGGACTTCCACAGAAACGGGTGGGGGTACCTCCACAGACACAGACCAGGGAAACAACCAGGGTTCAGATCATGGAACCACCACAGGATCCCATGGAACCACAGGAAGAGGAGGAAGATCTCCAGGCACCCATGCAGGTGTTCCGGTACAGTCCTCCGCCTCAGAGTCAGGCTCATCATCCCCGGGTGTTGCAGGAGCATCAGAACAGAAACCTGGAAGTGCCTATGAGATCTCAACCCCACAGGCAGAGGAGAAATCAGGCAGCACACAGCTCTACGCTGTTCTTGGCATACTTGGAATCTTCTGCCTTCTCGGAGTTGGCTACTACTTCGGACCCCTCAGAAAATAA
- a CDS encoding DUF483 domain-containing protein, which produces MLERIYERILRIREDGCRDCLKVVCRMDDFQFNQLMSRLQLQIEITSRYNPPVRPALDPMISTELGVYRGDDENIGRLLGYPECCIKSFSENTRYAIDEDHLAEVDELEVPPGKCALVLPSGFIPCSLRCREAWERNLIAFADMEEFKRILELEDELRMKLPHFHLAYDEYFEKIVLD; this is translated from the coding sequence ATGCTAGAGAGGATCTATGAGAGGATACTGAGGATAAGGGAAGATGGATGCAGGGACTGCCTGAAGGTCGTCTGCCGTATGGATGACTTCCAGTTCAACCAGCTCATGTCGAGGCTCCAGCTGCAGATTGAGATAACCTCACGGTACAATCCGCCTGTGAGGCCTGCCCTGGATCCCATGATATCCACGGAACTTGGTGTGTACAGGGGTGATGATGAGAACATAGGGAGACTCCTTGGCTACCCTGAGTGCTGCATAAAGAGCTTCTCTGAGAACACCAGGTATGCGATTGATGAGGATCACCTTGCAGAGGTGGATGAACTTGAGGTTCCCCCGGGTAAATGCGCCCTTGTGCTACCATCAGGTTTCATACCCTGTAGCCTCAGATGCAGGGAGGCATGGGAGAGGAATCTCATAGCCTTTGCAGACATGGAGGAGTTTAAGAGGATACTTGAACTTGAGGATGAACTCCGCATGAAGCTCCCGCATTTTCATCTGGCATATGATGAGTATTTTGAGAAGATAGTCCTTGATTGA
- a CDS encoding 2,5-diamino-6-(ribosylamino)-4(3H)-pyrimidinone 5'-phosphate reductase → MRPYVILNAAMTLDGKIATKTGSSEISGEEDLRRVHELRRECDAIMVGINTVLADDPRLTVHRVDAEEGDNPLRVVVDSRARTPLNFRVLNHEAPTVIGVSESAPASRVNELRKRAEVVVAGKDRVDLCLLLERLHEMGVRRLMLEGGSTLNYSMLTEGLVDEVRVCIAPMIAGGREARTLVDGEGIDDMSEAIKLELERFYTLGEDLIVEYTVKR, encoded by the coding sequence ATGAGGCCATACGTTATACTCAACGCAGCAATGACACTGGACGGTAAGATTGCAACAAAGACAGGTAGCTCTGAGATATCCGGTGAGGAGGATCTCAGGAGGGTCCATGAGCTTCGAAGGGAATGTGACGCCATAATGGTGGGAATAAACACGGTACTCGCAGATGACCCTCGACTCACCGTCCACAGGGTCGATGCAGAGGAAGGGGATAACCCTCTCAGGGTGGTTGTTGACAGCAGGGCAAGGACACCCCTGAATTTCAGGGTCCTCAACCATGAGGCCCCCACTGTGATAGGTGTCTCGGAGAGTGCCCCGGCATCAAGGGTTAATGAACTCAGAAAAAGGGCTGAGGTTGTGGTTGCAGGAAAAGACAGGGTGGACCTCTGCCTGCTCCTTGAGAGGCTCCATGAGATGGGTGTCAGGAGGCTGATGCTCGAGGGGGGCTCAACCCTCAACTACTCCATGTTAACGGAGGGCCTTGTTGATGAGGTCCGGGTGTGCATAGCCCCGATGATCGCCGGTGGCAGGGAGGCAAGGACACTGGTTGATGGTGAGGGCATAGACGATATGTCTGAGGCCATAAAACTTGAACTTGAGAGGTTCTACACCCTGGGGGAGGACCTCATAGTTGAGTACACAGTAAAGAGGTAG
- a CDS encoding carboxymuconolactone decarboxylase family protein: MDRYTAGMEILERIHRESYRKLRDELEDVAPDLSRFVVEFAYGDIYSRDALDLKTRELVTVAALTVLGAEKQLKSHVKGALNAGCSREEIIEVLIQMAVYAGFPAAINGVTAAAEVFREMDE; encoded by the coding sequence ATGGACAGATACACTGCTGGAATGGAGATACTTGAGAGGATACACAGGGAGTCCTACAGGAAGCTGCGTGATGAACTTGAGGATGTTGCACCTGATCTTTCAAGGTTCGTGGTTGAATTTGCATACGGTGACATCTACTCCAGGGATGCGCTGGATCTTAAAACAAGGGAACTTGTCACCGTGGCTGCCCTTACGGTTCTTGGGGCTGAAAAACAGTTGAAAAGTCATGTGAAGGGTGCCCTCAATGCCGGGTGCAGCAGGGAGGAGATAATTGAGGTCCTAATCCAGATGGCTGTCTATGCAGGGTTCCCTGCAGCCATAAATGGTGTTACTGCGGCAGCTGAGGTTTTCAGGGAGATGGATGAATAA
- a CDS encoding TatD family hydrolase, with protein MQAINGGINIIDVHCHLDFKDFNRNREEVIERAKGKLRAVIDSGVGLGGNRRALALSSDYPGFIYPTMGFHPADASKARPELIEEVSGQIESHIDRIVAIGETGMDFHHTHDAEGRRRQEEAFRIFAKLAEEHEMPLVVHARDAEERALEIVLEYSIPEVVFHCYGGSLSTAERIMDAGYHISISTLVTFSDHHMKLVEDLPLESMLTETDSPYLSPFRGKRNEPAFVAEAVKKIAEIKETDVEDVDRVTTSNAERIFGL; from the coding sequence ATCCAAGCTATCAATGGAGGGATCAATATAATAGATGTTCACTGTCACCTGGACTTCAAGGACTTCAACAGAAACCGTGAAGAAGTTATTGAAAGGGCAAAGGGAAAACTGAGGGCTGTTATAGATTCCGGTGTTGGACTCGGGGGCAACAGGAGAGCCCTTGCACTTTCCTCAGATTATCCAGGATTCATATACCCCACCATGGGTTTCCATCCTGCCGACGCATCAAAGGCCAGACCTGAACTCATAGAGGAGGTCTCGGGGCAGATAGAATCACACATTGACAGGATCGTGGCCATAGGTGAGACAGGGATGGATTTCCACCACACCCACGATGCTGAAGGAAGAAGAAGACAGGAGGAGGCCTTCAGAATCTTCGCCAAACTTGCAGAGGAACATGAGATGCCCCTGGTTGTCCATGCAAGGGACGCCGAGGAGAGGGCCCTTGAGATTGTACTGGAGTACAGCATACCAGAGGTGGTCTTTCACTGCTACGGCGGCAGCCTATCCACTGCAGAGAGGATAATGGACGCTGGCTACCACATATCAATATCCACACTTGTGACCTTCTCAGATCACCACATGAAACTTGTGGAGGACCTCCCGCTGGAGAGTATGCTTACAGAGACAGACAGTCCCTACCTCTCCCCTTTCAGGGGGAAGCGCAACGAGCCAGCATTTGTGGCTGAAGCGGTTAAGAAAATAGCAGAGATCAAGGAAACCGATGTTGAGGATGTTGACAGGGTGACAACATCCAATGCAGAAAGAATTTTTGGCCTCTGA
- the uppS gene encoding polyprenyl diphosphate synthase — translation MSPLKPLYKLYEWYISRNLKRERMPRHVAIIMDGNRRYSRLQGSLDPIEGHKKGIETLEKVLDWCVDLGIEIVTAYAFSTENFKRPENEVKGLMKLFKENFEAIASNKKIHKNRVRVKAVGKLELLPEDVRKAIEVAERSTEGYSDRLVNIAIGYDGRQEIVDAARKIAEDVRAGRIDPEDIDEDMINRNLYTAGLEDPHLIIRTSGEERLSGFLLWQSSYSELYFCDSLWPELRKVDFLRAIRSYQQRERRFGA, via the coding sequence ATGTCACCTTTAAAACCTCTTTACAAACTTTATGAGTGGTACATATCGCGCAACCTAAAAAGGGAAAGAATGCCAAGGCACGTTGCCATTATAATGGATGGTAACAGAAGATACTCACGACTCCAGGGCAGCCTGGACCCCATAGAGGGTCACAAGAAGGGTATTGAGACACTAGAGAAGGTCCTGGACTGGTGTGTTGACCTTGGAATAGAGATAGTAACCGCCTATGCATTCTCAACCGAAAACTTTAAAAGGCCAGAAAACGAGGTTAAAGGACTAATGAAGCTCTTCAAGGAGAACTTCGAGGCCATAGCAAGCAATAAGAAGATCCATAAAAACCGTGTCAGGGTCAAGGCAGTCGGAAAACTTGAACTGCTCCCTGAAGATGTTAGAAAGGCTATAGAGGTTGCTGAGAGGTCAACTGAGGGATACTCTGATCGACTTGTGAACATCGCAATAGGATATGATGGCAGACAGGAGATAGTGGACGCCGCAAGGAAAATCGCCGAGGACGTCAGGGCCGGCCGCATTGACCCTGAGGACATAGATGAGGACATGATAAACAGGAACCTCTACACCGCTGGACTGGAGGATCCCCACCTCATAATAAGGACCAGTGGTGAGGAGCGCCTCAGCGGATTTCTTCTCTGGCAGTCATCCTATTCAGAACTGTACTTCTGCGACAGCCTATGGCCAGAACTTCGAAAGGTTGACTTTTTAAGGGCTATAAGGTCATACCAGCAGAGGGAGAGGAGATTCGGTGCCTAG
- the mtxX gene encoding methanogenesis marker protein Mmp4/MtxX, with translation MRIVAGVGENRNIERAASSVEFDVELVYSEEEFIESLKEGKYAYVRGSLPSASIMAELKNHGPLMRASWIETGEGSFFLAPVGIDEGETVTERFNIATAAGDFLMKTGTEPFIGIISGGRPGDLGRSPAVDSSIRDGELLASMVKDKYEVRHYHILIEKAVRDGCNVIIAPDGITGNLIFRSLVLVGTARSHGAVALGFNGIFVDTSRSQTTEGYYRALRFAHWLATNWRDHRNL, from the coding sequence ATGAGAATAGTGGCAGGGGTCGGTGAGAACAGGAACATCGAAAGGGCTGCGTCTTCAGTTGAATTTGATGTTGAACTGGTCTACTCCGAGGAAGAATTCATCGAGAGTTTAAAAGAGGGAAAATATGCATATGTGAGGGGATCTCTCCCATCAGCAAGTATAATGGCAGAACTCAAGAATCACGGCCCCCTGATGAGGGCTTCATGGATAGAGACAGGGGAGGGGAGCTTTTTCCTCGCACCCGTCGGTATAGATGAGGGTGAAACAGTCACCGAAAGGTTCAACATAGCCACTGCAGCAGGGGACTTTCTCATGAAAACAGGAACAGAGCCATTCATTGGTATAATATCGGGGGGACGGCCAGGTGACCTTGGAAGGTCCCCTGCAGTGGACAGTTCAATCCGTGATGGTGAACTTCTGGCATCAATGGTAAAGGATAAATATGAAGTGAGGCACTACCATATACTGATAGAGAAAGCTGTGAGGGATGGGTGCAACGTCATCATAGCACCCGATGGGATAACAGGTAACCTCATATTCAGATCACTGGTTCTCGTTGGCACGGCCAGAAGCCATGGAGCTGTGGCCCTTGGATTTAATGGGATTTTTGTTGACACATCTAGGTCACAGACCACTGAAGGTTACTACAGGGCACTTAGATTCGCCCACTGGCTTGCTACCAATTGGAGAGATCATAGAAATTTATAG
- a CDS encoding DUF4012 domain-containing protein, with protein sequence MDTKNKIILGLFIVILGLSVVTYENYITNSQNVFVGEKHVLLLCADPSEPRPGIGAVDMAFIITLNEGNITNVTAVYPHNMAHPTAEPPASLRAQGVHRWLLHDALWENDTEKGARLAQEIVEYNTGVKTDIVVIVTPQAVDGILQAIGPVYVEGEGYVSGNSITFLREEQQQGAARGVAVQSLMRAIFNATKDRSKYMAMVNAGIQQYQQGNIVVVPEGVFIQFLISTGLERVTT encoded by the coding sequence ATGGATACAAAAAATAAGATAATCCTCGGTCTCTTCATAGTTATACTTGGTCTTTCAGTTGTAACTTATGAAAACTACATCACAAACTCACAGAACGTTTTTGTGGGAGAAAAACACGTTCTGCTTCTATGCGCAGATCCCAGTGAACCAAGGCCTGGTATAGGGGCCGTTGACATGGCCTTCATAATAACCCTGAACGAGGGTAACATAACCAATGTGACAGCTGTCTACCCCCACAACATGGCCCATCCAACAGCAGAACCCCCGGCTTCACTGAGGGCGCAGGGAGTACACAGGTGGCTCCTACATGACGCCCTCTGGGAAAACGATACAGAGAAGGGTGCCAGACTTGCACAGGAGATAGTGGAATATAACACCGGCGTGAAAACAGATATCGTCGTGATAGTGACACCCCAGGCAGTGGACGGCATCCTCCAGGCAATAGGCCCAGTATATGTGGAGGGTGAGGGCTATGTCTCAGGAAACAGCATAACATTCCTCAGGGAGGAACAGCAGCAGGGAGCAGCAAGGGGCGTTGCGGTTCAGTCACTAATGAGGGCAATATTCAATGCCACAAAGGACCGTTCAAAGTATATGGCCATGGTAAACGCGGGGATCCAGCAGTACCAGCAGGGAAACATTGTCGTTGTACCTGAAGGTGTCTTCATACAGTTCCTCATATCCACCGGACTTGAAAGGGTGACCACCTGA
- the hemL gene encoding glutamate-1-semialdehyde 2,1-aminomutase encodes MKSKELFERAQRVLPGGVSSPVRRFEPYPFFAAGGKGCILESVDGKSYIDYCLAYGPLILGHAHPRVVEVVERQIERGTTYGVPSEGEIELAETIIDRVPCAEMVRFMNSGTEATMAAVRLARAYTGRDKIVKFEGSYHGAHDYVLVKPGSGAAAAPDSPGIPEDTVKNTLTTVFNDEEAMVELIDGMGDEVACILVEPVMGNVGCIEPENGYLNFLRDVTRENDIILIFDEVITGFRLAAGGAQEYYRVKPDLVTLGKIVGGGFPMGALAGTREIMENIAPAGSVYQAGTFNGNPVSVTAGLETLKILDDRMYSSLERMGSHLREGLRDLLFDMDLKYQVAGLASMFQIYFTEDEVRNYADARKSDTELFMKYFHGLLESGVFIPPSQFECCFISAAHEMDHINSTLEAVEDVLRNLKT; translated from the coding sequence ATGAAGTCGAAAGAACTGTTTGAAAGGGCACAGAGGGTTCTACCGGGTGGTGTCAGCTCACCTGTTAGGAGGTTTGAGCCATACCCCTTCTTTGCGGCGGGGGGTAAAGGGTGCATACTGGAGAGTGTTGATGGTAAGAGTTACATCGACTACTGCCTGGCATACGGACCCCTGATCCTGGGACACGCACACCCCAGGGTGGTCGAGGTGGTTGAGAGGCAGATAGAGAGGGGCACAACCTATGGTGTACCATCTGAGGGGGAAATAGAACTTGCAGAGACAATAATAGACAGGGTCCCCTGTGCTGAGATGGTCAGGTTCATGAACTCTGGTACAGAGGCCACCATGGCCGCTGTGAGGCTTGCAAGGGCGTACACAGGGAGAGATAAGATTGTCAAATTTGAGGGATCCTACCATGGGGCCCACGATTACGTCCTCGTGAAACCAGGGTCAGGTGCCGCCGCTGCACCCGATTCACCCGGTATACCTGAGGATACCGTGAAAAATACTCTAACCACGGTCTTCAATGATGAGGAGGCGATGGTTGAACTCATTGATGGGATGGGGGATGAGGTAGCATGCATCCTGGTTGAACCTGTGATGGGTAACGTGGGGTGCATAGAACCTGAAAACGGCTACCTGAACTTCCTCAGGGATGTAACGAGGGAGAACGACATTATACTCATCTTTGATGAGGTCATAACAGGCTTCAGGCTGGCAGCAGGTGGCGCCCAGGAGTACTACCGCGTGAAGCCTGACCTCGTGACACTGGGAAAGATAGTCGGTGGTGGTTTCCCAATGGGGGCCCTTGCTGGTACACGAGAGATAATGGAGAACATTGCGCCGGCTGGTAGCGTATACCAGGCAGGTACATTCAATGGAAACCCCGTATCTGTGACGGCAGGTCTTGAAACCCTTAAAATACTTGATGATAGAATGTATTCAAGTCTTGAGAGGATGGGGTCCCATCTGAGGGAAGGTTTGAGGGATCTCCTCTTTGACATGGACCTTAAGTATCAGGTTGCAGGTCTGGCTTCAATGTTCCAGATATATTTCACTGAGGATGAGGTGAGAAACTACGCTGATGCCAGGAAATCAGACACAGAACTCTTCATGAAGTACTTCCATGGGCTGCTGGAGAGTGGTGTCTTCATACCACCATCACAGTTTGAGTGCTGTTTCATATCCGCTGCACACGAAATGGATCATATAAACAGTACCCTTGAGGCAGTAGAGGATGTACTCAGAAATTTAAAAACTTAA
- a CDS encoding cobalt-precorrin-8 methylmutase, translated as MGASTGQGYEIARKSREIVRKLISEELGSLRDEEAAIVERIVHSTADPEYARLTEFSQDFVDAALDSLRSSGEILTDIEMVRAGISRPASCHIRDPEVREIAKKRDITRAAASMEYAAERGFRGIVVVGNAPTALMKVIELTAEGIMDAEAVIGVPVGFVGAAESKEALRKTEIPHMITRGPKGGTPVAVAAANALIALSDGGEV; from the coding sequence ATGGGCGCATCCACAGGTCAGGGCTATGAGATAGCCAGAAAGAGCAGGGAAATAGTCAGAAAACTGATATCTGAAGAGTTAGGATCTCTCAGGGATGAGGAGGCGGCCATAGTTGAGCGCATAGTTCATTCTACCGCTGACCCTGAATATGCCAGGTTGACAGAGTTCAGCCAGGACTTTGTGGATGCAGCCCTTGATTCACTCAGGAGTTCAGGTGAGATACTCACCGACATTGAAATGGTCCGTGCAGGGATATCCAGACCTGCCAGCTGCCACATAAGGGACCCTGAGGTCAGGGAGATTGCAAAAAAGAGGGACATCACGAGGGCAGCTGCATCAATGGAGTACGCTGCAGAGAGGGGCTTCAGGGGGATTGTGGTTGTAGGGAATGCCCCAACAGCCCTCATGAAGGTGATTGAACTTACAGCTGAAGGCATAATGGATGCAGAGGCGGTCATAGGCGTTCCTGTGGGATTTGTGGGGGCTGCAGAATCTAAGGAGGCCCTAAGGAAAACCGAAATACCCCACATGATAACCAGGGGCCCCAAGGGGGGCACACCTGTGGCGGTGGCAGCTGCAAATGCTCTTATAGCACTATCAGATGGAGGGGAAGTTTAG